A part of Terriglobus roseus genomic DNA contains:
- a CDS encoding NAD+ synthase — translation MKIALAQLNPTVGDFKGNTARILDYAKRAGELGADLVVYPELAIPGYPPQDLLEDENFLANCQHSLDTIAKATAQPGMPAILCGTALASATNPGKHARNIAALCYDGKVQFIQQKMLLPFYDVFDEQRYFQPAESQSLIEFGGEVLAVTICEDAWNDKDFWPERFYPNDPVERLLTSTLNGRKASLLLNISASPYWEGKQQVRRSMIGAIAKRHSVPAAMSAQVGGNDSLLFDGASFVVNRDGETIAAAKSFQEDLLLFDTALAASPIVAPVVDDVEAAWKALAMGIRDYVRKCGFSKVLIGLSGGIDSAVVAALAVDAVGKENVMGIGMPSEYSSSGSVDDALALAKNLGIQCEIIAIRETFNAMDKALGPLFAETPFGLAEENMQARIRGTLLMSVSNKFGHLVLTTGNKSEMSVGYCTLYGDMVGALAVIGDVWKTKVYQLAHYANREREVIPQNTITKPPSAELRPDQKDTDSLPPYEILDPILQAYVERYESADEIVSSQGVDRERVEQVLRLVERSEYKRQQAAPVLKVTAKSFGTGRRFPLAARTRQQL, via the coding sequence GTGAAGATTGCACTGGCGCAGCTGAATCCCACCGTAGGCGATTTCAAAGGCAACACCGCACGCATCCTGGACTATGCGAAACGCGCTGGAGAACTCGGCGCGGATCTGGTCGTTTATCCGGAGCTTGCTATCCCCGGCTATCCGCCACAGGATCTGTTGGAAGACGAAAATTTCCTCGCCAACTGCCAGCATTCACTAGACACCATTGCAAAGGCCACAGCGCAGCCCGGAATGCCCGCCATCCTCTGCGGCACGGCGCTCGCGTCCGCAACAAATCCCGGCAAACACGCGCGCAACATAGCCGCTCTCTGCTACGACGGCAAGGTGCAGTTCATTCAGCAGAAGATGCTGTTGCCCTTTTACGACGTCTTTGACGAACAGCGTTACTTCCAGCCCGCAGAGTCGCAGTCGCTCATCGAGTTTGGTGGCGAAGTACTCGCCGTCACCATCTGCGAGGATGCGTGGAATGACAAGGACTTCTGGCCCGAGCGTTTTTACCCCAACGACCCCGTAGAGCGCCTGCTCACGTCTACTCTCAATGGACGCAAGGCTTCGCTACTGCTGAACATCTCCGCATCACCATACTGGGAAGGCAAGCAGCAGGTGCGCCGCAGCATGATCGGTGCCATCGCTAAGCGCCACAGTGTTCCGGCGGCCATGTCTGCGCAGGTAGGCGGCAACGACAGCCTCCTCTTTGATGGCGCTTCGTTCGTTGTCAACCGCGACGGCGAAACAATCGCAGCGGCAAAGAGCTTCCAAGAAGATCTGCTCCTCTTTGACACCGCACTTGCCGCATCGCCCATCGTTGCACCCGTCGTCGACGACGTAGAAGCCGCATGGAAGGCGCTCGCCATGGGCATCCGCGACTACGTGCGCAAGTGCGGCTTCTCCAAGGTTCTGATCGGCCTCAGTGGAGGAATTGATTCCGCTGTCGTCGCGGCGCTGGCGGTCGACGCAGTCGGCAAAGAAAACGTCATGGGCATCGGCATGCCCAGCGAATATTCCTCCAGCGGCTCCGTCGATGACGCTCTCGCACTGGCGAAGAACCTGGGCATCCAGTGTGAAATCATCGCGATTCGAGAGACATTCAATGCAATGGATAAGGCTCTCGGGCCGTTGTTCGCAGAGACACCATTCGGTCTTGCGGAAGAGAACATGCAGGCCCGCATCCGCGGCACATTGCTGATGAGCGTCTCCAACAAGTTTGGCCACCTCGTACTGACCACCGGCAACAAGAGCGAGATGTCCGTGGGCTACTGCACACTCTACGGCGACATGGTCGGCGCACTGGCGGTCATCGGCGATGTCTGGAAGACGAAGGTCTATCAGCTTGCGCACTACGCCAACCGCGAGCGCGAAGTGATCCCGCAGAACACCATCACCAAGCCGCCAAGCGCGGAGCTTCGCCCAGACCAAAAGGACACAGACTCACTCCCGCCGTACGAGATACTCGATCCGATCCTGCAGGCATACGTGGAACGCTACGAATCGGCAGACGAGATTGTGTCTTCGCAAGGCGTGGACCGCGAACGAGTTGAGCAGGTGTTACGGCTCGTGGAACGCAGCGAATACAAGCGTCAGCAGGCCGCCCCAGTCCTCAAAGTGACAGCGAAGAGCTTCGGTACGGGCCGCCGTTTCCCACTCGCCGCACGCACGCGCCAGCAACTCTAA
- a CDS encoding NCS2 family permease has translation MLLRQALERYFDFPGLDANWRTEILAGLTTFLTMAYIIFVNPAILSKTGMPIAAVTAATCLCAAFGSILMGFLARYPLALAPGMGLNAYFTYTVCLKMHIPWQTALGAVFLSGVVFLLLTFGGIRQLLVEAIPRELHASVAGGVGLFIAFIGLMESGIIVRDPDTTVALGNLRAPGTALALFGLLLIGVLQILRVRASILIGIAGTLLTGYVFGQVHLASQPFSFKAITSTAFHLDIPGALHTGALEIIFVFLFVDLFDNVGTLVAVTKKAGLITDDAKIPRLSRIFFADATATIAGSLAGTSTVCSYIESSAGVAAGGRTGIPAIVTGLCFFVSMFVAPLVGAIPSSATAPALIIVGALMLGSIAEVNWSEPTVAIPAFLTLVMIPLTYSIANGLGIGITSFALLRLFSGQSSRKDWLLFVLAALFVARFLFLSHH, from the coding sequence ATGCTTTTGCGCCAGGCATTAGAGCGCTATTTCGACTTCCCAGGCCTCGACGCCAACTGGCGCACGGAGATCCTTGCGGGTCTAACTACCTTTCTGACGATGGCTTACATCATCTTCGTCAACCCCGCGATCCTGTCGAAGACCGGAATGCCCATTGCTGCGGTGACGGCGGCCACCTGTCTTTGCGCCGCGTTCGGCTCCATCCTGATGGGGTTTCTGGCGCGCTATCCGTTGGCACTGGCGCCGGGTATGGGGCTGAATGCGTACTTCACCTACACCGTGTGCCTGAAGATGCATATTCCCTGGCAGACCGCGCTGGGTGCTGTGTTCCTCTCCGGTGTGGTCTTCCTGCTGCTTACCTTTGGTGGTATTCGGCAGTTGCTGGTGGAGGCGATTCCTCGTGAGCTGCATGCTTCGGTCGCGGGCGGTGTTGGACTGTTCATTGCCTTCATCGGGTTGATGGAGTCGGGGATCATTGTGCGTGATCCGGATACCACGGTTGCGTTGGGTAACCTTCGTGCTCCGGGAACGGCGCTGGCGTTGTTCGGGTTGCTGCTGATTGGTGTGCTGCAGATCCTACGTGTGCGCGCCTCCATTCTCATTGGCATTGCCGGGACGTTGCTTACTGGATATGTCTTTGGTCAGGTGCATCTGGCTTCTCAGCCGTTCTCCTTCAAGGCAATTACGTCGACTGCGTTCCACTTGGACATTCCGGGCGCTTTGCATACGGGCGCGCTGGAGATCATCTTCGTCTTCCTCTTCGTGGACCTGTTCGACAACGTGGGAACACTTGTCGCCGTGACCAAGAAGGCTGGACTGATTACGGACGACGCGAAGATACCGAGGTTGTCACGTATCTTCTTCGCCGATGCGACCGCGACGATTGCGGGATCACTGGCTGGAACAAGTACTGTGTGCTCTTATATTGAGTCTTCTGCTGGTGTTGCTGCTGGTGGAAGGACTGGTATTCCGGCCATCGTGACGGGGCTGTGCTTCTTCGTATCCATGTTTGTTGCGCCTCTCGTGGGAGCGATTCCCAGTTCGGCTACTGCGCCTGCGCTGATCATTGTGGGTGCGTTGATGCTGGGCTCTATTGCCGAGGTGAACTGGAGCGAGCCGACCGTTGCAATTCCGGCGTTCCTGACGCTGGTGATGATTCCGCTCACATATTCCATTGCGAATGGACTTGGAATCGGCATTACGAGCTTCGCGTTGTTGAGGTTGTTCAGTGGACAGTCATCGCGCAAAGATTGGCTGCTGTTTGTGTTGGCTGCGCTGTTTGTTGCTCGTTTCCTCTTCCTGTCACATCACTAA
- the nadA gene encoding quinolinate synthase NadA, which produces MASVNNTLRLIRIGEQQGSSCSSALADDPWQYDAVTGYGPGASQRDALPEGSPAQGVIPREYRNASAAELDLRIRAAKHALGDRLVILGHFYQRDEVVKYADFVGDSFQLANAAKTRPDAEYIVFCGVHFMAETADMLSKPEQSVVLPNLAAGCSMADMADLDSVQDCWEELMDLYGNEPDADGRAPVIPVTYMNSSAALKAFCGRNGGIVCTSSNAAQVLEWAFARGQRVLFFPDQHLGRNTAKAMGIPLEQMPVWQPEQKLGGNTEAAMRDAKVILWHGYCSVHKRFTVEQIRHARLRHPGVRVLVHPECPMEVVDAADEYGSTDYIKRRIEGAEPGGVFAIGTEINLVQRLADQHPEHTIVCLDSIICPCSTMYRIHPSYLAWVLESLDRGEIVNQISVADDVAEPARVALERMLSVKPKVA; this is translated from the coding sequence GTGGCTTCCGTTAACAACACTCTCCGGCTGATTCGTATTGGCGAACAGCAAGGCTCCAGTTGCTCTTCCGCACTTGCAGATGATCCCTGGCAGTACGACGCCGTCACGGGTTATGGCCCAGGTGCGTCACAGCGTGATGCTCTGCCTGAAGGCTCGCCTGCGCAGGGTGTGATTCCGCGTGAGTATCGCAATGCATCTGCTGCGGAGCTTGATCTGCGTATCCGTGCGGCAAAGCACGCGCTAGGCGATCGACTGGTAATCCTTGGACATTTCTACCAGCGCGATGAAGTCGTAAAGTACGCCGACTTTGTTGGTGACAGCTTCCAGCTTGCGAATGCAGCAAAGACTCGACCAGATGCGGAATACATTGTCTTCTGCGGTGTTCATTTCATGGCAGAAACGGCAGACATGCTTTCGAAGCCGGAACAGTCGGTAGTGCTGCCAAACCTTGCAGCCGGTTGCTCCATGGCTGACATGGCCGACTTGGATAGCGTGCAGGATTGCTGGGAAGAGTTGATGGACCTGTATGGCAACGAGCCGGATGCTGACGGCCGCGCACCTGTTATCCCTGTGACCTACATGAACTCCTCGGCTGCGCTCAAGGCGTTCTGCGGACGCAATGGCGGCATTGTGTGTACTTCATCCAATGCCGCGCAGGTACTGGAATGGGCCTTCGCGCGTGGACAGCGCGTGCTGTTTTTTCCGGACCAGCATCTTGGACGCAATACGGCAAAAGCCATGGGGATTCCGCTGGAGCAGATGCCGGTGTGGCAGCCGGAGCAGAAGCTTGGTGGCAATACGGAAGCAGCAATGCGTGATGCTAAGGTCATCCTGTGGCACGGCTACTGCTCAGTACACAAGCGCTTCACCGTGGAGCAGATTCGCCATGCACGACTCCGGCATCCTGGTGTTCGTGTGCTTGTGCATCCGGAATGCCCTATGGAAGTGGTCGACGCGGCGGACGAGTACGGTTCTACGGACTACATCAAGAGACGCATTGAAGGTGCGGAACCTGGTGGTGTATTTGCCATCGGTACTGAGATCAACCTGGTGCAGCGACTTGCAGATCAGCATCCGGAACACACCATCGTCTGCCTGGATTCGATCATCTGCCCGTGCTCTACGATGTATCGTATTCACCCCAGCTACCTGGCGTGGGTGCTGGAGTCGTTGGATCGCGGTGAGATTGTGAATCAGATCTCGGTTGCGGATGACGTAGCGGAGCCCGCACGTGTTGCGCTGGAACGCATGCTTTCCGTGAAGCCCAAGGTTGCATAA
- a CDS encoding DsbA family protein: MRTQSLLSFAAAVAIAVGSAAVAQAPAADPFPAINQKYFDAASPTADDVNAFLKAIWGYDTNRSWKVMAIQKTPAPGVSKVTIFVADKSQGNKVDSVRFFVTPDGKYAIADTVFRFGAHPFEDNAKVLAAEANGPATGAADKKILFVEFADLQCPHCKEAEPVIEQLQKDFPQARFVYQNYPLVEIHPFAYKSAATGNCIAQTKGDAAFFTYIKDVFAHQEGLTDAMADTTIANAVKAAGADPAAMATCAASPAAKTKLDGQIDLAGKLGVDQTPMLAVNGHLMPLGGVPYETLKQVIDWDLKQEGLK; this comes from the coding sequence ATGCGAACCCAGTCCTTGCTCTCCTTTGCTGCTGCCGTGGCAATTGCGGTTGGTTCTGCCGCTGTTGCTCAGGCTCCCGCCGCTGACCCATTTCCGGCTATCAATCAGAAGTACTTCGACGCCGCGTCTCCCACCGCAGACGACGTAAACGCGTTCCTCAAGGCAATCTGGGGCTACGACACGAACCGTTCATGGAAGGTGATGGCCATCCAGAAGACACCTGCTCCCGGCGTGAGCAAGGTGACCATCTTCGTGGCAGACAAGAGCCAGGGCAACAAGGTCGACAGCGTACGCTTCTTCGTCACGCCCGATGGCAAATACGCCATCGCTGACACGGTCTTCCGCTTCGGAGCCCATCCCTTTGAGGACAACGCCAAGGTGCTAGCCGCCGAAGCCAACGGCCCCGCAACTGGAGCCGCCGACAAGAAGATCCTCTTCGTGGAGTTCGCCGATCTGCAGTGCCCGCACTGCAAGGAAGCGGAGCCAGTCATCGAGCAGCTCCAGAAGGACTTCCCACAGGCTCGCTTCGTGTACCAGAACTATCCGCTGGTAGAGATTCATCCCTTTGCCTACAAGTCCGCGGCAACGGGCAACTGCATAGCGCAGACCAAGGGTGATGCAGCCTTCTTCACCTACATCAAGGACGTCTTCGCCCACCAGGAAGGCCTCACCGACGCCATGGCAGACACCACCATTGCCAACGCCGTAAAGGCCGCCGGTGCAGACCCTGCCGCCATGGCCACTTGCGCCGCCTCACCCGCCGCCAAGACCAAGCTGGACGGCCAGATAGACCTGGCAGGGAAGTTGGGTGTTGACCAAACCCCTATGCTGGCGGTCAACGGCCACCTGATGCCCCTGGGTGGCGTACCCTACGAGACCCTGAAGCAAGTCATCGACTGGGACTTGAAGCAGGAAGGTTTGAAGTAG
- a CDS encoding DNA topoisomerase IB — protein MSFPREGIWQLYETSIPQHTGHPGCGFCIPFVAMKKAVGVKAPEIILDPVEAAKSAGLRYTSDRQPGYHRTPHGKTFRYTTPDGKVLRDKQALSRIRSLVIPPAWTDVWITTHDNGHLQCTGRDARGRKQSRYHPRWREVRDETKYERMALFAEALPIIRKRVSNDLGHPGLPREKVLATVVRLMEETHIRVGNEEYARTNKSYGLTTMRTKHVEVHGAHVKFDFQGKSRVHHTINLQDRRLAKIIRQISELPGYELFQYVDDESNRHSIGSTDVNDYLKDITGEHFTAKDFRTWAGSVLCCSLLNESEPATSMTQAKKNVVQAIAQVASKLGNTPSVCRKCYVHPAVLERYLGAISAEEAEKRLESEIAKERKNVAKHAAALRAEERELVNLLRQQALLKKAA, from the coding sequence ATGTCCTTTCCACGGGAGGGGATATGGCAACTATACGAGACATCCATCCCACAACACACCGGTCACCCCGGTTGCGGATTCTGCATCCCATTCGTTGCGATGAAGAAGGCAGTCGGAGTCAAAGCGCCGGAAATCATTCTGGATCCGGTGGAAGCGGCCAAGTCAGCAGGACTTCGCTACACAAGCGATCGTCAACCTGGATACCACCGGACGCCGCATGGCAAGACATTCCGTTACACCACGCCAGATGGCAAGGTGCTGCGTGACAAGCAAGCCCTGTCACGTATTCGGTCGCTCGTGATCCCGCCTGCATGGACCGATGTCTGGATCACCACACACGACAACGGCCACCTGCAATGTACCGGACGGGATGCCCGGGGGCGCAAGCAGAGCCGCTACCATCCGCGCTGGCGTGAAGTCCGCGATGAGACGAAGTATGAGCGCATGGCACTTTTCGCGGAAGCATTGCCCATCATTCGTAAGCGTGTCTCAAACGATCTAGGGCATCCCGGATTGCCGCGTGAAAAGGTGTTAGCTACTGTTGTGCGCCTGATGGAGGAGACGCATATTCGTGTTGGCAATGAAGAATATGCGCGCACCAACAAGAGCTATGGATTGACCACGATGCGGACGAAACATGTGGAGGTTCACGGAGCGCACGTTAAGTTCGACTTTCAAGGCAAGAGTCGGGTTCATCACACCATCAACCTTCAAGACCGCAGGCTTGCGAAGATCATTCGCCAGATTAGCGAGCTTCCAGGCTATGAACTGTTTCAATATGTGGACGATGAGAGTAATCGCCACAGCATCGGTTCCACTGATGTGAATGACTACCTGAAAGACATTACGGGCGAACACTTCACAGCAAAGGACTTCCGTACGTGGGCAGGCAGCGTCCTGTGCTGCTCCTTGCTCAACGAGTCAGAACCGGCAACGTCCATGACGCAGGCGAAGAAGAACGTAGTGCAGGCCATCGCTCAGGTGGCGTCCAAGCTGGGAAATACTCCCAGCGTTTGCCGCAAGTGCTATGTCCATCCAGCAGTTCTGGAACGTTATCTCGGTGCCATTAGTGCCGAAGAAGCAGAGAAGCGCTTGGAGAGCGAGATCGCCAAAGAGCGCAAGAACGTAGCTAAACATGCTGCGGCATTACGCGCTGAGGAACGCGAATTGGTCAATCTGCTACGCCAGCAAGCGCTTTTGAAAAAGGCGGCCTGA
- the nadC gene encoding carboxylating nicotinate-nucleotide diphosphorylase has translation MTLAADAIDRIVRIALDEDAPWGDVTSELLIPEDAQVTAILAAREDGVLAGAQVFAATMRLVDPATLVTFSVRDAEPFTSGQVLATVSGFARNVLRGERVALNFVQRMSGIATLTAKYVAETVGTKAHIVDTRKTTPGLRLLERYAVRCGGGFNHRYSLSDAVLAKDNHLAIVTDGGKKDLTAALIEARNRLPHTTHFEVEVDRPDQIEPVLAAGVDTIMLDNFTTEQMRDAVKQINGRALVEASGGVQLPRIHEIAETGVDIISVGALTHSVRALDLGLDIENN, from the coding sequence ATGACACTCGCCGCAGACGCTATCGATCGCATTGTCCGCATTGCACTGGATGAGGACGCACCATGGGGTGACGTTACTTCCGAGCTTCTTATTCCCGAGGATGCGCAGGTGACAGCGATTCTCGCGGCCAGGGAAGATGGCGTACTTGCGGGTGCGCAAGTCTTCGCTGCGACGATGCGTTTGGTAGATCCTGCAACGCTCGTCACGTTTTCAGTTCGGGACGCGGAACCGTTTACCTCCGGTCAGGTGTTGGCCACGGTGAGTGGCTTTGCCCGCAATGTGCTTCGCGGAGAGCGCGTTGCGCTGAACTTCGTCCAGCGAATGAGCGGCATTGCGACTCTTACTGCGAAGTATGTTGCGGAGACAGTTGGTACGAAGGCGCACATCGTAGACACACGCAAGACCACTCCCGGATTGCGGCTATTGGAACGCTATGCGGTTCGCTGCGGCGGTGGGTTTAATCATCGCTACTCACTGTCAGATGCGGTGCTGGCGAAGGACAATCATCTTGCGATCGTTACCGACGGTGGCAAGAAGGATCTCACTGCTGCTTTGATCGAGGCACGCAACCGTCTTCCGCACACAACGCATTTTGAGGTGGAAGTGGATCGTCCCGATCAGATTGAACCTGTGTTGGCTGCGGGTGTCGATACGATCATGCTGGATAACTTCACAACCGAGCAGATGCGCGATGCGGTAAAGCAGATCAACGGCCGTGCACTCGTGGAAGCAAGCGGTGGTGTCCAGTTGCCACGCATCCACGAGATTGCGGAGACAGGCGTCGACATTATCTCCGTGGGTGCACTGACACACAGCGTCCGCGCAC